Genomic DNA from Paenibacillus donghaensis:
ACGGCCACATCCTCCGCCTGGCACTCCTCGCCGAGCGCCTCGCCCACCTGCTGAATCAGCTCACGGTCCCAGGAAGACGCAAGACCAGCTGCGGATGGAAAGCAGGTTGCGGGTACGCTATTATGAAGTCCGAGATGGTCGGCGCTCCCTTGCTGCTTCCGCAGTCCATGGGGTCCGTCGGTTAGCATCAGCGATGGAATGCCCAGCCGCCCGATGCCTTTGGTATGCCAGAAATCCAGCCCGGAGCATAGTCCGGCCTTTTCTTCCAGTGTCATTTGCGTAATGAGGTTTGAAATGTTGATTGTCATAATAAGCCTCCTCGAAATCGGTTTAACTATTCCCATCTTGAAAATTTCATTATTCTTAAGCTTCCTGCAGAGCTTGGGACTGGCGGAGTAATCATGATCGGCCCTTCACTGGCGCGTCGATATTGCGAAGATTGTTATCACAACCTCAGCAGCGAGAAAGAGGTCAAGAGTAGTGTTTATTCTACTCTTGGCCGTAGTGGATACAACTTATGACTTTCCATAACCTCTTCTCCTTAAAGCGGCTTGTCCAAGCTCCCTTAGTCCTTCTCTTGATTGCGAGTTGAAGAATCAGGATTTAGAATCAATAATTTTCTGTATTTTCTTTTGTGTATTCTGGATGGTAGATTCTATATCTTTGTTTGAAAGCATCATTTTATCAAACTCCTCCAGGAGTACTTTCTCAAGCTCAGCATGATAAGGCACTGCCGTGGCTGTAGTAGTAGACTTGGTATTCTCCAGAACATAGAGCAGGGATGCTTTATCAATCATTTCCGGATTTTTGCTGCCTGCGATGATCCGGTCGACCACATCATTCAGATCGGCTTTTTTCCAGGACGGGATATTCTTCCCTTGCAGAACAATACCTTCGGTGGAGAACCAGCGGATGAAGGTGTACGCTTCCTCTTTATGTTTGGATTTACTGTATACACTCAGTACATCCCCACTGACATTCGCAGATATCGGATCTTCAGCATTCAGCTTGGGAAGCGGAGCAAACACGGTCTTAAAGCTGGCAGGAATGGTGTCAGTCCCTCCTGTTTCCGGAATAAGGAATGAGCCCGTTACAAGCATGCTTGTATCCTGATTGAAATATTGCGGTCTGTAATTCAGCTTCTGGCTGACAACCTCCGAATACGGTGTAGCGGAACCTTCCGCCTCTCCCTGAAGACGCAGCTCAAACGACTTGCGCATGTATGGATTGTCAATATTAGCCTTCAACCCATCATCTGTTGTCAGATTAGAATTAGCAGATTGACCGAAGTTCTGAACAAGATATCCATATTGAATCCAACTGTGAAAATAGGTGCCATACCGGGTTTTTCCGCCATCTGTTTTGGTCATGGCTTTGGCGTACTCCATATACTGATCCCAGGTCCAGTCTTTCGGCAGCTCGAGTCCCGCTTCTTTCAGATGATTCTCATTGATAATAACCAGACCCTGGGAGGACTTGCCGGGTAATCCATATACCTTACCGTCAATTTTGGTATCGGCCGTATATTCATCCGCGAAATTAATTCCGTCTTTAGCCAAAAAATCATCCAGCGGTTCGATCATGCCCAGCTCTGCCCGTTGGGACAGATACGTCATGTTGCTGAACATGATAATATCCAGATCATCTCCGCCGGCAACTGCAAGATCGAGCTTCTTGTAAAATTCGTTGGAGTTGTTATCCTCAGCAGAAGCAAACTCCACTTTGATGTTCGGATGCTGTTTTTCAAATTCCGCAATGACTACATCCCAATTATCCATTTTTTCCGCATACCAGTTGCTCAGCTTAATGGTAACCACTTCATTCGATTTCTCTCCGGCATTGGAAGCAGCCCCTTCATCCGACTTGGCAGCACCGCACCCCGAAACCAGCAAGGATAACAGCGGTACAATGATGAATAATTTCTGTTTCGCTTTAAACATGATAAAACCCCCTGTAGTGAAATTAGTCTAGCCTTTGACACTTCCCATAGCAACTCCCTCAATCACCTGCTTCTGGCCAATCATAAAGATGATTAATAGAGGCAGAATGGCTGAAACAGCACCCGCCATCATTAATGAGTAGAATTCACCACTGAAATCAGCGAATTTCCGGATACCCAGCTGCAAGGTAAACAAAGAATCGGAACGAAGAAAAATCAGCGGATTCTGGTAATCATTCCAGGTCCATATAAAGCGGAGAATCATATAAGTTGCAAGGGCTGGCTGCACCAAAGGCATGGCAATCCGGCTAAATATTGTCCAATGACCCGCTGCATCAATCCGTGCCGATTCAATAATTTCATCATGGATTCCAAGGAAAAACTGTCTGAGCAAAAAGGTTCCCAGCACACCTGAAGAGGCAAGCAGCACAAGACCTATATGACTGTCAAACAGTCCAAGCCAGCGATACATAATAAATTGCGGAACGAGAATGGCTTGTGTAGGAATCATAAATGTAGCT
This window encodes:
- a CDS encoding ABC transporter substrate-binding protein → MFKAKQKLFIIVPLLSLLVSGCGAAKSDEGAASNAGEKSNEVVTIKLSNWYAEKMDNWDVVIAEFEKQHPNIKVEFASAEDNNSNEFYKKLDLAVAGGDDLDIIMFSNMTYLSQRAELGMIEPLDDFLAKDGINFADEYTADTKIDGKVYGLPGKSSQGLVIINENHLKEAGLELPKDWTWDQYMEYAKAMTKTDGGKTRYGTYFHSWIQYGYLVQNFGQSANSNLTTDDGLKANIDNPYMRKSFELRLQGEAEGSATPYSEVVSQKLNYRPQYFNQDTSMLVTGSFLIPETGGTDTIPASFKTVFAPLPKLNAEDPISANVSGDVLSVYSKSKHKEEAYTFIRWFSTEGIVLQGKNIPSWKKADLNDVVDRIIAGSKNPEMIDKASLLYVLENTKSTTTATAVPYHAELEKVLLEEFDKMMLSNKDIESTIQNTQKKIQKIIDSKS
- a CDS encoding carbohydrate ABC transporter permease, encoding MRSIKLSRVIVTLCMGFAGILFIMPFLWMLSASFKPELDVMKYPIQWIPTKWNMVENYRQVWAGAVPFTLYYWNSTKVTLMSTALSLIISAMAAYGFSKVIFKGRDTLFLLVLATFMIPTQAILVPQFIMYRWLGLFDSHIGLVLLASSGVLGTFLLRQFFLGIHDEIIESARIDAAGHWTIFSRIAMPLVQPALATYMILRFIWTWNDYQNPLIFLRSDSLFTLQLGIRKFADFSGEFYSLMMAGAVSAILPLLIIFMIGQKQVIEGVAMGSVKG